Part of the Chloroflexota bacterium genome, TGCGCTTGCCAAATCATTTCGGGACGGCGCGCGGCTTGGGTCCATCGTACTCAACGGGGATGCGGACTCGCAAAGGTTGCTCGCGCGTGTACTCTTCCATCACCTGCGCGCTCAACCCGGCGACGTGCGCGATGATGAAAATCGTTTTGGCAAAGGGCGGCGGAAATCCCAGGTCGTAGAGTACGGCTGCCATCGCGCCGTCCACATTGATCGGCAAATACGCGATATGCTCGCGCGCTTGACGTTCGAGCGCGCGCATAAAGGTGACACCGTTGCTTGCTACGCGCGCCTCCACCGCCATGCGAAACAGCGTCGCCGCGCGCGCTTCGGTTTTTTGCGCGCGCAAGCCCAATCCCGGCAACCGTCGCCCGGACAGTTTGACTTCCGCGACGATGCGCGCGGCGGCGTCTTCGATGGACAGGGTCTCGCGCTGCGCCAGCGCCACGCCGTGCGCGATCATTTCCATACATTCCGCGCCCGCGCCGCCGTGCGCGTCGCCGATGGCAAGTACGCCGGCGGCAAGCGCCGCTTCGAGACTGCGCCGGTTGCCGCTGGCGACGGTGCGCGCCGCGAGCGCGGACGGCGAGTCCACACCGTGGTCTGCGCCCGCAACCAGAATGGCATTAAGCAATCGTTGCACGACCGGCGAGGGCAATTCGCCTTGATGCAAAAGAAAGACCACATCCGCAAACGAATAGTGCATCATCAGTTCCGTGACGTCGTAGCCGCGAAACCAGGTGCTCGCGTCGTCGGTGGTCGTGATCGCCGTGTGCCACGCGCACGGCTCTGATTTTGTTAGCGCGCCTCTATCCATGGTTCAATCTCATTCGTGAAGAAAAAATTCGATAGCAAGTTACTTGGGCAACGAACGGGGCGACCAGACGGTCGCCCCGTGAATGTCTACGCCGGCGTTGCATTCCGTTTGAGCAGTTTGTTCAAGCCAATGCCGATGTACTTCCAGTACGGATTCGTGATCGAAACGACCGCGAGCAACAACAAGAACAAGGAGATCGGACGCGTGACAAAAATCGCCAGACTGCCATCGGAGATCATCAGCGATTGACGCATGGCTTGTTCCATCAAATCGCCCAACACCATACCGAGAATGATCGGCGCGGCTGGAATATCGAGTCGGCGCAAAAGATAGCCGATCACGCCAAAGCCGACCATCAAGAACAAATCCTGGACGCTGTTGTTCATCGTGTACACGCCGAGGAACGAGAATAAGATAATGAACACCATCAACAAGTAGAGTGGGATGTCGAGAATCTTGACCCACATTCCAACTAAGGGTAGATTGAGCACGAGAAGCATGACGTTGCCGATGTACATACTCGCGATCAAGCCCCAAACGAATTGGGGGTTCTGCTGAAACAGCAACGGACCCGGCTGCAAACCGATCATCAACAATGCGCCGAGCATGATCGCGGTCGTGCCACTCCCTGGGATGCCGAGGCAGAGCAGGTGGATCATCGCGCCGCCCGCCGCGGCGTTGTTCGCCGCTTCAGGACCCGCGACGCCTTCAATCGCGCCCTCGCCTAGTTCGTCTTTGTGCTTGGACATTTTCTTTTCCAAACCGTACGAGACGAAACTCGCAACCGCCGCGCCCGCGCCCGCGATGCCGCCGACGAAAAAGCCGGACAGCGTGCCGCGAATAAATGCCGGGGTCGCACGCTTCCAATCCTCTTTCGTTAGCCACAAGCCGCCCTTGATACTCAAGCGTTCCTGCACGGCTTGACGCATATTAGACAAATTGACGATGACTTCGGACAAGGCGAACAAACCAATCGCCACCACCAAAAATTCGAGACCATCCAAGAGTTCGGGATTTTTGAAGGTGTACCGCGCCACACCGCTCTGCAAGTCAATGCCGATGGTCGCAATCGCGAGACCGATCGTAGTCGAGAGTAGCGCCTTGACGAGCGAACGCCCGGCGAGACTCGTCACCACCGTCAAGCCGGCAAACATCAACGAAAAATATTCGGGAGGACCAAAGTTTAGCGCGAACCCGGCGACCCAGGGTCCCACGAGCATCAACATCAAGGTCGCAAACGTCCCGGCGATGAATGAGCCGATGGCGGCGGCGGCAAGCGCGGGACCCGCGCGACCCTTCTTCGCCATCTGGTAGCCGTCGAAGCAAGTCACCACCGATGACGATTCGCCGGGCGCGTTCACTAAAATCGAAGTGGTCGAGCCGCCGTACATCGCGCCGTAATAGATGCCCGCCATCAAGATGATCGCGGAGGTCGGTGTGAGTCCGAACGTGATCGGAATTAGCAACGCGATGCCGGTCATGGGACCGATGCCGGGCAACACGCCGATAATCGTGCCGAGGAACACGCCAACAAAGGCGAGCACCAGGTTCATCGGTGTGACGGCGACGCCAAATCCCATTGCCAGATTATCGAAAAAATTCACAGTGACCTTCCTCTCAATCCATCATCCCGTATCACCAGCCCAACCAGGCGAGCGGACCGGCGGGTAACTGGACCCGCAATAGATAGCTGAAGGCAAAGTAGAGTCCGAAGCTGACGCACGCGGCAACGAGGGTATCGCGGACAAGGTGACGGCGGTCGAGGACAAGAACTCCCGCCATAAATACCAGGAATGTGGAAATGGGATAGCCCAACCGCTCGAAGATGAAGGCATACACCAGCATCAATCCCAGCATGATCCCCACGGTTTTAAAATCCACATAACTGCTCAATTTTTCATCCGCGCCAATGGCGGCGGCGCGCGCTTCGTCTTCCTTGCTCACGCCACGAAATGATTGCATCATGTACAACGCGGAAAGGATGATCATCAATATCCCAATCGCTTTGGGGAACGCCTCGGGACCGAGCGATTGCCTGGACGCGGGAACGCCAATCGTAAAGAATGCCATGCCGAGATACGTGACGGCAATCAGCAATAACGCCACACTCGCGATACGCTCTTCTTTCATTGATTCACTCCAAGTAGGGGCGACATGATGTCGCCCCTACAGAAATCACACGCTTACTTGATGAACCCGGTCGCGAGCATCAACTCTTTGTAGGATACTTCTTCCTCGGTCAGGAATTTGGCGAACGTATCGCCGTCCGTGAAGGCATCCACCCACTGCAATTTGTCGAGCGAATCTTTCCAGGTCTTGGTGGTCGCCATTCGCTTGAGCGTCTCACCCCACCATGCCTTGGCGTCG contains:
- a CDS encoding citryl-CoA lyase, with translation MDRGALTKSEPCAWHTAITTTDDASTWFRGYDVTELMMHYSFADVVFLLHQGELPSPVVQRLLNAILVAGADHGVDSPSALAARTVASGNRRSLEAALAAGVLAIGDAHGGAGAECMEMIAHGVALAQRETLSIEDAAARIVAEVKLSGRRLPGLGLRAQKTEARAATLFRMAVEARVASNGVTFMRALERQAREHIAYLPINVDGAMAAVLYDLGFPPPFAKTIFIIAHVAGLSAQVMEEYTREQPLRVRIPVEYDGPKPRAVPK
- a CDS encoding tripartite tricarboxylate transporter permease; protein product: MGFGVAVTPMNLVLAFVGVFLGTIIGVLPGIGPMTGIALLIPITFGLTPTSAIILMAGIYYGAMYGGSTTSILVNAPGESSSVVTCFDGYQMAKKGRAGPALAAAAIGSFIAGTFATLMLMLVGPWVAGFALNFGPPEYFSLMFAGLTVVTSLAGRSLVKALLSTTIGLAIATIGIDLQSGVARYTFKNPELLDGLEFLVVAIGLFALSEVIVNLSNMRQAVQERLSIKGGLWLTKEDWKRATPAFIRGTLSGFFVGGIAGAGAAVASFVSYGLEKKMSKHKDELGEGAIEGVAGPEAANNAAAGGAMIHLLCLGIPGSGTTAIMLGALLMIGLQPGPLLFQQNPQFVWGLIASMYIGNVMLLVLNLPLVGMWVKILDIPLYLLMVFIILFSFLGVYTMNNSVQDLFLMVGFGVIGYLLRRLDIPAAPIILGMVLGDLMEQAMRQSLMISDGSLAIFVTRPISLFLLLLAVVSITNPYWKYIGIGLNKLLKRNATPA
- a CDS encoding tripartite tricarboxylate transporter TctB family protein; its protein translation is MKEERIASVALLLIAVTYLGMAFFTIGVPASRQSLGPEAFPKAIGILMIILSALYMMQSFRGVSKEDEARAAAIGADEKLSSYVDFKTVGIMLGLMLVYAFIFERLGYPISTFLVFMAGVLVLDRRHLVRDTLVAACVSFGLYFAFSYLLRVQLPAGPLAWLGW